One window of Atribacter laminatus genomic DNA carries:
- the trpS gene encoding tryptophan--tRNA ligase, whose protein sequence is MGSKDRIFSGMRPTGKMHIGHYLGALKNWLQLQKEYDCIFGIVDWHALTTSFEHTEDIERNIIDMAVDWFSVGIDPEVCIPMIQSLVPEHAELHLLLSMVTPLGWLERNPVLKQQLQDMGLKEAVGYGHLGYPVLMAADIIIYQGVKVPVGEDQVPHIEIAREMVRRFHFLYQQEVFKEPQPLLTETPRILGIDGRKMSKSLNNAIGLSDTKEELRTKVLSMFTDPEKVRKRDPGHPERCNVFSFHNIVGNPRVEQIEEDCRTGDLGCVDCKKELLGYMVDYLEEITPFRERYQGKDQLVKNILVEGSRKAQTLARETMQKVREAMHIAYQIPR, encoded by the coding sequence GTGGGGAGCAAAGATAGGATCTTTAGTGGAATGAGACCGACCGGTAAAATGCATATCGGTCATTATCTTGGAGCGTTAAAAAATTGGCTGCAGCTCCAAAAAGAATATGACTGTATTTTTGGTATTGTCGATTGGCATGCTTTGACCACCTCATTTGAACATACTGAGGATATAGAGAGAAATATCATTGATATGGCTGTTGATTGGTTTAGCGTGGGCATTGATCCCGAGGTATGTATTCCCATGATTCAATCATTGGTACCGGAGCATGCTGAACTTCATCTTCTTCTTTCCATGGTCACTCCTTTGGGGTGGCTGGAACGAAATCCGGTCTTAAAGCAGCAACTCCAAGACATGGGTTTGAAAGAAGCGGTTGGTTATGGGCATCTTGGCTATCCGGTTTTAATGGCTGCCGACATCATAATATATCAAGGAGTTAAGGTGCCGGTTGGAGAAGATCAAGTTCCTCATATTGAGATTGCCCGAGAAATGGTACGACGTTTTCATTTTCTCTATCAACAAGAGGTGTTCAAGGAACCCCAACCGCTTCTTACCGAAACTCCACGAATCTTGGGGATTGATGGGAGAAAGATGAGTAAGAGTTTAAATAACGCTATCGGCTTATCTGATACCAAGGAAGAGTTGCGAACCAAGGTTCTTTCAATGTTTACCGATCCGGAGAAAGTTCGAAAACGTGATCCGGGACATCCGGAAAGATGCAATGTATTTTCATTTCATAATATTGTTGGAAATCCTCGAGTCGAACAGATTGAAGAAGACTGCCGAACCGGAGATTTGGGATGCGTTGATTGCAAAAAAGAGCTATTGGGATATATGGTTGATTATCTGGAAGAGATTACGCCTTTCCGGGAACGATATCAAGGGAAAGACCAGTTAGTCAAAAATATATTAGTAGAAGGGAGTCGGAAAGCTCAGACTCTTGCTCGTGAAACAATGCAAAAGGTTCGAGAAGCAA